The segment GTGTCAATCCGAGCTACCGCTGCGCTCGAATGGTGCTTTTGGCATCGAATCCGATCACAATCCTCAAGTCGCGAAACGAATCTCGTTCGAGATCCTTCGCTCTTTAGCTACATAACCAATTGAAATCACTCGGTTTCAACGTCGGCTGAATAAATTTACGATACGGGACTATCAGAAAAAAACCTCTCAAACTGGAAATTCCAGATACTGTCTGCAACAAGAAGGCTGTACACTAAAAGAGATTCGATTGTCTGATTTCATCTATCATCCGAGAACAGGCACCATGTGGACGATTTATGCAATCTTCACACGTCTGATCGTCGCTGATGAAAACCGCCGTGCACCGCTCAATGCCAGCTGAAGCAACCGAGCTCGCGTTACGCTACTAGCTGCTGATCGTCGCGATGAGGTACATGACAAAGTACGACACCAATGAAAGAAACTCCATTGAAAAAAATATCAAGATTCAGCTCCCTGCCATTCGCCGCCATTGGCGCATTGGTCCTCGGCGCCTGCGGTTCCGTGTTCGCCCAGATTTCAGAAGAAGCGATGAACGTCATTGCCATCCCCGACAAGGTCGAGACAGCGATCGGCCAACTCGAATTCTTCGACGGTGTGCCGAACGATTACACCATCGACAAGCTTTACGACAATCTCGACCGGATGCGGGGAGTTGAGGTTTACCTGAATCACTCGGGTGCAGGTTCACTCAATGCCATGCGTAAAGGCAACGCCAGCATCGGTGCGGACTCATCGAACAAAGTCACGATCACCGAGCAACTCCTCAAACCCGCGTCGCTTTATCTTACCGGCAACACCTCAACCTTATATGCCCTCACCTACCTCGACCTGAAATCCGACGGCCCGCTGGTCGTCGAGCTTCCTCCTGGTATGTTGGGATTCCTCGATGACGCTTGGTTCCGTTTCATCGGCAACCTCGGCGTGATCGGTCCGGACAAAGGCAAGGGGGGCAAGTATTTGCTGCTTCCCCCGAACTACAGCGGAGAAGAACCCGAGGGTTACTTCATCGTCAAGCTCCCCACTTACAACAACCTGATGTTCCTGCGAGGCTCGATCGCGAAGGGACTGGATCCTGCGGTGGAGAACATCAAATCGAAGCTCCGAATCTACCCTCTTGCCAAGGCGAAAAATCCTCCCGCCACTGAGTTCATTAACATGTCCGGCAAGAGCTACAGTACGATCGTTACCCACGATTTCAGTTTCTTCGAGGATCTCAACGAGTTGGTGCAAGTCGAACCCATCGATGCGATCGGGCCGGAAATGCGTGGTCAACTCGCGGCGATTGGCATCGTCAAAGGCAAGCCTTTCAATCCCGATTCCCGCATGCAGAAACTGTTGAATGAAGCCGCCATTCTCGGCAATGCTACAGCCCGCGCCATCTCCTATCAGCCACGCATTGACGGCGTATTCATCTATCCTGATACCAATAGCTCGTGGACGACGGCCTACGCGAACAAAAACACTTCCTTCGAGGCCGATGGAGTAATGAATCTGGATGCTCGACCGTTGTTTTACTTCAACGCAACCGGCGTCACGCCCGCCATGGCGACAAGCCACCCCGGAGCAGGTTCCGATTACGCACTGGCGTATCTTGATGCAGACAAGAAGGCATTCGATGGCTCGAAAACCTACAAGCTCCATCTACCGCCCCACGTTCCGATCAACAACTTTTGGGCAGTCACGCTCTACGACACGCAAACGCGGTCGTTACTTCAAACCAGCCAGACTTTTCCAACTGTCGGCAGCCAAAGCGAAGGATTCCAGAAAAACAAAGATGGCTCCTACGACGTCTATTTTGGCCCGAAAGCTCCGGAAGGTAAAGAGAGTAACTGGTTGGAAACCATTTCTGGTAAGAGCTGGTTCACGATTCTGCGCATGTATGGGCCTCTGGAGCCATGGATCAAGAAGACCTGGCGACCCGGTGAGATCGAGCCAGTGAAATAATCCGGCAATTTAGTTTAGATCGACTTAGGCCAGTTCCACAACGGAGCAGCCCGCGCAGTCAAATTCGATTACATCACATTAAAATAAATACCAGAAACCAAATACAATGAAACTAAACACCATCGCCTACGTTGCGCTCGCAGCCGTCGCGCTCATGTTCACTGCCTGTAACCAAAAGAGTACTAATTCCGTCGACATATCGGCACCTCCTTCACCTGAGGAAACCAAAGACCTCGCCGAGGAGGGCTTCATCTACGGCCTTCCAATCGTGATGAACTACGCAGTGATGTATGAATACGCAGTCGATAAGGGGGGCAGCCAGTTCAAGGCACCGTTCAACCAACTCAAGAACGAGCCGCGTGTTTACACTTACAAGGACACGGCGGTCATCACACCGAATAGCGACACGCCCTATTCCTTTACCTGGCTCGACCTGCGAGCCGAACCGATCGTCCTGACCGTTCCTGCAGTCGAAAAGAAACGCTATTACGCCGTTATGATGTGCGACGGTAATACTTACAACTACGGGTATATCGGCAGTCGCGCCACCGGCAACGATCCCGGTAGCTTCATGGTCGTCGGACCCGATTGGAAAGGCGAAAAGCCTGAAGGCATCAAGGAAGTCTTCACTTCCACCACGCCCTTCTCCCTCGTAGCTTACCGCACCCAGCTCTTTGACCCTGAAGACATGCCGAACGTGATCAAAGTTCAGGAAGGCTACCAAGTTGAGCCGCTTTCCGCCTTCCTTAAACAACCCGCACCTGCCGCCGCTCCCGCGATCGACTTCAGTCCAGCTACCACCGCCGGCATCAAGGAGAACTTCTGGAGCTACCTCGACGCCGCACTTGAATACGTTCCTGAAACGGAGATGGACAAGGACATCCGCACCAAGCTCGCAACCATCGGCATTGGCCCGAATAAGAACTTCGACATGAAGGAACTTTCGACGGAGCACCAACAAGCCATCGTTGAAGGGATGAAGGCCGGTGACGAAAAAATCAGCACATTCCTGGCCTCGGGAATGACTGACGTCAATGGTTGGCAGATTGGCTCCCTCCCGGGTGACGAAGCTCACTACAACGGCGATTGGCTCAAACGTTCCGGCACCGCCAAAGCAGGCCTCTATGGCAACAGCGCTGTCGAGGCCGTTTATCCGTTGACCCGCGTGGACGGCAATGGCGAGACACTCGATTGCAGCAAAAGCAACTACACCATCACCTTTCCTGCAGGGCAGTACCCGCCGGTGAATGCTTTCTGGTCGGTTACCATGTATGATGGCAACTCCCAGTATCTGATCGAAAACCCGATCAATCGTTACCTTATCAACTCACCAATGATTCCGAACATGAAAAAGGGCGAGGACGGATCTCTCACTCTTTATATTCAGAAAGACAACCCCGGAAGCGACCTGGAGGCCAACTGGCTCCCCGCTCCAAACGACACCGTCTATCTCGTGATGCGACTCTACTGGCCGACAACCGAGTCACCGTCCGTCCTCCCTCCTGGCAAAGGGAGTTGGAAACCACCGGGCATCGAGAAGTCAAAATAATTGCCGCTTCGATCCTAAACAACCCGACCCGCGCATTGAGTAACCAACGACAATAAGAAAGTCCATCAATTCAATGAACATGAAACTAAGCATCATTCCTCTGGTTCTCACAGGCACATTCTCCGTGGCGATCGCCGCCGCGCAGTCACTTCTAGCCAGCGAATCCGAGACTCCGATAGTTGTTAATGTGGACAATTTCAATAAAGCACAGACAGACTTTGAATTCGCCGGAATCATCAAACAGTCGGGCATCAATAAAGTGCACAGTAATCGGACGC is part of the Polystyrenella longa genome and harbors:
- a CDS encoding DUF1254 domain-containing protein, which translates into the protein MKETPLKKISRFSSLPFAAIGALVLGACGSVFAQISEEAMNVIAIPDKVETAIGQLEFFDGVPNDYTIDKLYDNLDRMRGVEVYLNHSGAGSLNAMRKGNASIGADSSNKVTITEQLLKPASLYLTGNTSTLYALTYLDLKSDGPLVVELPPGMLGFLDDAWFRFIGNLGVIGPDKGKGGKYLLLPPNYSGEEPEGYFIVKLPTYNNLMFLRGSIAKGLDPAVENIKSKLRIYPLAKAKNPPATEFINMSGKSYSTIVTHDFSFFEDLNELVQVEPIDAIGPEMRGQLAAIGIVKGKPFNPDSRMQKLLNEAAILGNATARAISYQPRIDGVFIYPDTNSSWTTAYANKNTSFEADGVMNLDARPLFYFNATGVTPAMATSHPGAGSDYALAYLDADKKAFDGSKTYKLHLPPHVPINNFWAVTLYDTQTRSLLQTSQTFPTVGSQSEGFQKNKDGSYDVYFGPKAPEGKESNWLETISGKSWFTILRMYGPLEPWIKKTWRPGEIEPVK
- a CDS encoding DUF1254 domain-containing protein — encoded protein: MFTACNQKSTNSVDISAPPSPEETKDLAEEGFIYGLPIVMNYAVMYEYAVDKGGSQFKAPFNQLKNEPRVYTYKDTAVITPNSDTPYSFTWLDLRAEPIVLTVPAVEKKRYYAVMMCDGNTYNYGYIGSRATGNDPGSFMVVGPDWKGEKPEGIKEVFTSTTPFSLVAYRTQLFDPEDMPNVIKVQEGYQVEPLSAFLKQPAPAAAPAIDFSPATTAGIKENFWSYLDAALEYVPETEMDKDIRTKLATIGIGPNKNFDMKELSTEHQQAIVEGMKAGDEKISTFLASGMTDVNGWQIGSLPGDEAHYNGDWLKRSGTAKAGLYGNSAVEAVYPLTRVDGNGETLDCSKSNYTITFPAGQYPPVNAFWSVTMYDGNSQYLIENPINRYLINSPMIPNMKKGEDGSLTLYIQKDNPGSDLEANWLPAPNDTVYLVMRLYWPTTESPSVLPPGKGSWKPPGIEKSK